A region of Beijerinckia sp. 28-YEA-48 DNA encodes the following proteins:
- a CDS encoding Rieske 2Fe-2S domain-containing protein encodes MRSDLNEILTRVGPGTKMGELFRRFWLPALLEEEVAKPDGPPVKFRILGEDLVAFRDTEGKVGVIDAYCAHRRAGLEYGRNEECGLRCVYHGWKFSVTGELLDAPSEPPSRLDQVKKTVKITAYPTHVAGGAVWVYMGPPEAKPPFPAFEWTRFPASQSAIIKRYQPCNYAQALEGGIDSAHISFLHRDLKDLAKAGQPVANAGQPRSTHARYAGGCQYPEFSVDETDYGLRIMARRYLDDADKDYWRVTQFMLPCFQMVPPTLEKGEFIANPTYGNIWVPIDDYNTWNWGFSSDVEALSERQRIFMGKSGIWGELHDDFTAAQNLSNKFEWSQERQRSVNYSGIAGVRNQDAAVVESMGPLVDRSKENLGHSDSAIIRFRRQIIALANALADGKEPPMPHRPELFNIRSFSTLLEKDVHIREQAPLLEAGAPL; translated from the coding sequence ATGCGTTCCGATCTGAATGAAATTCTCACCCGTGTCGGCCCTGGCACAAAGATGGGTGAATTGTTTCGCAGGTTCTGGCTTCCGGCGTTGCTTGAAGAGGAAGTCGCCAAGCCAGATGGACCGCCTGTTAAGTTTCGCATTCTGGGCGAAGACCTCGTCGCCTTCCGCGATACCGAAGGCAAGGTCGGCGTTATCGACGCCTATTGCGCGCATCGGCGCGCCGGCCTCGAATACGGACGCAACGAGGAGTGCGGCCTGCGCTGCGTCTATCACGGCTGGAAATTCAGCGTGACCGGCGAGTTGCTCGATGCGCCATCCGAGCCCCCAAGCCGCCTCGACCAAGTGAAAAAGACAGTGAAGATTACGGCCTATCCAACCCATGTCGCCGGCGGCGCCGTATGGGTCTACATGGGGCCCCCGGAAGCCAAGCCGCCATTTCCCGCGTTCGAATGGACGCGCTTTCCGGCATCGCAGAGCGCCATCATCAAACGCTATCAGCCGTGCAACTACGCCCAGGCGCTCGAGGGCGGTATCGATTCAGCGCATATTTCTTTCCTGCATCGCGACCTCAAAGATCTCGCAAAGGCCGGTCAGCCTGTCGCAAATGCAGGTCAGCCTCGCTCTACCCATGCACGTTATGCTGGTGGCTGCCAGTACCCCGAATTCTCGGTCGACGAGACCGACTATGGCTTGCGCATCATGGCCCGTCGCTATCTCGACGACGCGGACAAGGACTACTGGCGTGTGACGCAATTCATGCTGCCATGTTTTCAAATGGTCCCGCCCACTCTGGAGAAGGGCGAATTCATCGCCAATCCCACATATGGCAATATCTGGGTGCCCATCGATGACTACAACACTTGGAACTGGGGCTTTAGTTCCGATGTCGAAGCGCTCAGCGAACGCCAGCGGATCTTCATGGGCAAATCCGGCATCTGGGGCGAATTGCACGATGATTTCACCGCGGCTCAAAATCTGTCGAACAAGTTCGAATGGAGCCAGGAGCGTCAGCGCAGCGTGAACTATTCAGGCATCGCCGGTGTGCGAAATCAAGATGCGGCCGTGGTCGAAAGCATGGGCCCGCTGGTCGATCGCAGTAAGGAAAATCTTGGCCACTCGGATTCGGCCATCATTCGCTTCCGTCGCCAGATTATCGCGCTCGCCAATGCTTTGGCTGATGGCAAGGAGCCGCCCATGCCCCACCGTCCGGAGTTGTTCAACATCCGCTCCTTTTCAACACTTCTCGAGAAAGATGTGCACATCCGCGAGCAGGCGCCGCTTCTGGAGGCTGGCGCACCGCTTTAA
- a CDS encoding alpha/beta hydrolase produces MTSMPDDIRKAIPPLGQNAAPENASTIRKLYAPLVDGVMNGVEMKLDIAYGDHERQKLDVYWKAGGTGKPVFIYIPGGGFVGGDKRSDPVFYGNIGGCVAREGMVGVVANYRLAPEAKWPSAAKDIESAVKWVRAHASEFGGDPNKIVIMGHSAGAAHVATFLFDPDIKGGEIVAGGMLSSGPYEVRKDESRDNVLAYFGTDTGQFDRRSSIHYVAQSKVPVAVSIAEYDPQHLITPGFEMAHALTLRDGKSPRIRCFDGHNHFSTVASMGSKDDDFAKVALEFIRTCTG; encoded by the coding sequence ATGACTTCAATGCCTGATGATATCCGCAAGGCCATTCCGCCGCTCGGGCAGAATGCCGCGCCAGAAAATGCGTCTACGATCCGTAAGCTCTACGCGCCGCTCGTCGACGGCGTGATGAACGGTGTCGAAATGAAGCTCGACATCGCCTATGGCGATCATGAGCGCCAGAAGCTCGACGTCTATTGGAAAGCCGGCGGCACCGGCAAGCCCGTCTTCATCTACATTCCCGGCGGCGGTTTCGTCGGCGGCGACAAGCGCTCCGATCCGGTGTTCTACGGCAATATCGGCGGCTGCGTGGCGCGCGAAGGCATGGTTGGCGTCGTCGCCAATTATCGCCTGGCGCCGGAAGCGAAATGGCCGTCCGCCGCTAAGGACATCGAAAGCGCGGTGAAATGGGTGAGAGCCCATGCCAGCGAATTCGGCGGCGATCCCAACAAGATCGTCATCATGGGCCATTCAGCTGGCGCCGCCCATGTGGCGACCTTCCTGTTCGATCCCGATATCAAGGGCGGCGAGATCGTCGCCGGCGGCATGCTCTCAAGCGGCCCTTACGAAGTGCGCAAGGACGAGAGCCGCGACAATGTGCTGGCCTATTTCGGCACCGACACGGGCCAGTTCGATCGTCGTTCGTCGATCCACTACGTGGCGCAGAGCAAAGTGCCGGTTGCCGTCTCCATCGCCGAATATGATCCGCAGCATCTGATCACGCCGGGCTTCGAGATGGCCCATGCGCTGACCTTGCGCGACGGCAAGAGCCCACGCATCCGCTGCTTCGACGGCCACAACCATTTCTCGACGGTCGCCAGCATGGGCAGCAAGGACGACGACTTCGCCAAGGTCGCCCTCGAGTTCATTCGTACCTGCACGGGCTGA
- a CDS encoding LLM class flavin-dependent oxidoreductase encodes MKIFNFHLMPYAHADLEAIKRLGTSWMTYPNSYYDPKKGADLYHEYLDQLEFADEIGFDGVAVNEHHQTAYGMMPAPGVLAGALARRIKNGKLAILGRALPLVSNPLTIAEEFAILDNLTRGRFIAGFVRGIGVEYHTMGMNPAESQERFLEAHDLIIQAWTRPGPFAFEGKYYKFKYVNPWPQPYQDPHPPIFTPSSGSLSTIRWAAQHRYTYCQTLAPIASVAQTFRLYREEADKFGYQATPEQFAWSNAIYVAESDEKALRDVRPHLEAYANEFLTRDPVMMAPPGYTSVESIKRMRALKSFMTGRSTAEDMIARGIVIVGSPNTVREKLAQYQDMAGFGISLTKTQFGTMPHQMVQENQIAIAKEVLPYFKDRMPQPTKAAAE; translated from the coding sequence ATGAAAATCTTCAACTTCCACCTGATGCCCTATGCCCATGCCGATCTTGAAGCGATCAAGCGTCTCGGCACGTCATGGATGACCTATCCGAACAGCTATTACGATCCAAAAAAGGGCGCCGATCTCTATCACGAATATCTCGACCAGCTCGAATTCGCCGACGAGATTGGTTTCGATGGCGTCGCCGTCAACGAGCATCATCAGACCGCCTATGGCATGATGCCGGCACCTGGCGTTCTGGCCGGCGCACTGGCGCGACGCATCAAGAACGGCAAGCTGGCGATCCTCGGTCGCGCTCTGCCGCTCGTCAGCAATCCGCTGACGATAGCCGAAGAATTCGCCATCCTCGACAATCTAACGCGCGGCCGCTTCATCGCCGGCTTCGTGCGCGGCATCGGCGTCGAATATCACACCATGGGCATGAACCCGGCGGAATCGCAGGAGCGTTTCCTGGAGGCGCATGACCTGATCATCCAGGCCTGGACGCGGCCGGGGCCGTTTGCCTTCGAGGGCAAATATTACAAGTTCAAATATGTGAACCCATGGCCGCAGCCCTATCAGGATCCGCATCCGCCTATCTTCACGCCCTCGTCGGGTTCTCTCTCGACCATTCGCTGGGCGGCGCAGCACCGATACACCTATTGCCAGACGCTGGCGCCGATTGCTTCCGTGGCACAGACTTTCAGGCTCTATCGCGAGGAGGCCGACAAGTTTGGCTATCAAGCGACGCCAGAACAATTCGCCTGGTCGAATGCGATCTATGTCGCCGAGAGCGACGAGAAGGCGCTGCGTGATGTACGTCCGCATCTCGAAGCCTATGCCAATGAATTCCTCACCCGCGATCCGGTGATGATGGCGCCGCCGGGTTATACCAGCGTGGAATCGATCAAGCGCATGCGCGCGTTGAAAAGCTTCATGACGGGCCGCTCGACGGCCGAAGACATGATCGCGCGCGGCATCGTCATCGTCGGTAGCCCGAACACGGTGCGCGAGAAGCTGGCGCAGTATCAGGATATGGCAGGCTTTGGTATTTCCCTCACCAAGACCCAGTTCGGCACCATGCCGCATCAGATGGTGCAGGAAAACCAGATCGCCATCGCCAAGGAAGTTCTGCCCTATTTCAAGGATCGTATGCCGCAGCCAACCAAAGCGGCCGCCGAATAA
- a CDS encoding alpha/beta fold hydrolase: MSPVESHIDLDDCRIKVLRAGQGTPLVFLRGTDASDDWQPYLDELARRFDVIVPEHPGFGGQPKPKWLDRIADYSNFYLDLLDRLDLKDVHLVGHGMGGWIAAELATRDTRCIASLTLVDAQGLWLDGVPTLDTFLCTEEQAIADLFHDPKLAEAETARRLTPESEDMRLNNQVVIAQTTWQPRGYDPHLRKWLHRIDVPTLIVWGAEDRLLPQAYAQEWGKIIPGAQVEIIAACGHVPPIEKPAEFVRLISDFAAAERAAA; the protein is encoded by the coding sequence GTGTCGCCGGTAGAGAGCCACATCGATCTCGACGACTGCCGCATCAAGGTTTTGCGCGCCGGGCAGGGAACGCCACTGGTGTTTCTACGGGGCACGGATGCATCCGACGACTGGCAGCCCTATCTCGACGAACTGGCGCGCCGCTTCGACGTGATCGTGCCGGAACATCCTGGTTTCGGCGGCCAGCCGAAGCCGAAATGGCTCGATCGCATCGCCGACTATTCCAATTTCTATCTCGATCTCCTCGATCGGCTGGACCTGAAGGATGTCCATCTTGTCGGCCACGGCATGGGTGGCTGGATCGCGGCGGAACTCGCCACGCGCGACACCCGCTGTATTGCCTCGCTCACTTTGGTCGACGCCCAAGGCCTCTGGCTCGATGGCGTGCCGACCCTCGACACCTTCCTGTGCACGGAAGAGCAGGCGATCGCCGATCTCTTCCATGATCCGAAACTGGCCGAGGCCGAGACAGCGCGGCGGCTCACGCCGGAGAGCGAGGACATGCGCCTGAACAATCAGGTTGTCATCGCCCAAACCACCTGGCAGCCACGTGGCTATGATCCGCATTTGCGCAAATGGCTGCATCGCATCGACGTGCCGACCTTGATCGTCTGGGGCGCCGAGGACCGTCTGTTGCCGCAAGCCTATGCGCAGGAATGGGGCAAAATCATTCCCGGCGCGCAGGTGGAAATCATCGCCGCTTGCGGACACGTGCCGCCGATCGAGAAGCCAGCCGAGTTCGTGCGTCTCATTTCCGATTTCGCCGCCGCCGAGAGGGCCGCCGCATGA
- a CDS encoding 2-hydroxycarboxylate transporter family protein, with product MSPHEVGGLASPVSGVAEAPASAPDIARRFWPEGWWRVVNLRIGIIPVPIYVLLILLIAALSYTGEMKSDGPTMIVVLVVGGFTCAEIGKRLPVLRSIGAGAIFATFIPSALVFYHLIPAKMEKSIIDFTASTNFLYLFIASIIVGSIFSMDRDVLIRGFLKVFVPLAIGSVLAAIVGTVVGTALGLGAHHTFFYVVAPIMAGGVGEGAIPLSIGYAALTGVSQGEVFAQVLPPVMLGSLTAILLAGALNFVGKKYPSLTGNGRLQPHTGEDTAPPIDDGDEGPKHDVGHVDVGTIAAAGLTALTLYLLGVMSYHLIGLPAPVAMLFFAVLAKLSRAVSPQLEQGGMVVYEFVRTNMTYPLLFAIGVAMTPWDKLVAAFHLANIITIVSTVVTMVASGFVIGRYMNMYPIETAVVNACHSGQGGTGDVAILTAANRMQLMPFAQIATRIGGAVTVTMVLLILGYFK from the coding sequence ATGTCACCTCATGAGGTTGGCGGACTGGCATCCCCCGTATCCGGCGTCGCGGAAGCGCCGGCTAGCGCTCCTGACATCGCGCGGCGTTTCTGGCCTGAAGGCTGGTGGCGGGTGGTCAATCTGCGGATTGGGATCATCCCGGTTCCGATCTACGTGCTTCTGATCCTGTTGATCGCCGCCCTGTCCTATACCGGCGAGATGAAGTCCGACGGACCGACGATGATCGTCGTCCTGGTGGTCGGAGGCTTCACCTGTGCCGAAATCGGCAAGCGTCTGCCGGTTCTGCGCAGCATCGGCGCGGGCGCCATTTTCGCCACCTTCATTCCCTCGGCGCTGGTTTTTTATCATCTCATTCCAGCGAAGATGGAAAAGTCGATTATCGACTTCACCGCCTCGACCAACTTTCTCTATCTTTTCATCGCCTCGATCATCGTCGGCAGTATCTTTTCCATGGATCGCGATGTGCTGATCCGCGGCTTCCTGAAAGTCTTCGTACCGCTCGCGATCGGCTCCGTCCTGGCGGCGATCGTCGGAACGGTCGTCGGAACGGCCCTTGGCCTGGGCGCTCATCACACCTTCTTTTACGTGGTGGCGCCGATCATGGCCGGCGGTGTCGGCGAGGGGGCGATCCCACTTTCGATCGGCTATGCGGCGCTGACCGGCGTATCGCAAGGCGAGGTTTTCGCGCAGGTGCTGCCGCCGGTGATGCTGGGCAGTTTGACCGCGATCCTGCTGGCCGGTGCGCTGAATTTCGTCGGCAAGAAATATCCGTCGCTCACCGGCAACGGCCGGTTGCAGCCGCATACAGGCGAGGATACCGCCCCGCCGATCGATGACGGGGACGAGGGCCCGAAACACGATGTCGGCCATGTCGATGTCGGAACCATTGCCGCCGCCGGCCTGACGGCGCTGACGCTCTATCTGCTCGGCGTGATGAGTTACCATCTAATCGGCTTGCCAGCGCCGGTGGCGATGCTGTTCTTCGCCGTTCTGGCGAAACTGTCGCGCGCGGTGTCGCCGCAACTCGAACAGGGCGGCATGGTGGTCTATGAGTTCGTGCGCACCAACATGACCTATCCGCTGCTGTTTGCCATCGGCGTGGCGATGACCCCGTGGGACAAGTTGGTGGCGGCCTTTCACCTCGCTAATATCATCACCATCGTGTCGACTGTGGTGACCATGGTGGCGAGCGGCTTCGTCATCGGGCGCTACATGAACATGTATCCGATCGAAACCGCCGTCGTGAATGCCTGCCACAGTGGGCAGGGCGGCACCGGCGATGTGGCGATCCTCACAGCCGCCAATCGCATGCAGCTGATGCCCTTCGCGCAGATCGCCACGCGCATCGGCGGCGCCGTGACTGTCACGATGGTTTTGCTGATCCTGGGCTATTTCAAATAG
- a CDS encoding class II aldolase/adducin family protein, whose product MTGLTAVIEDLVTANRVLARENILDSFGHISARNPDNPQQYLLSRARAPDCIEEADIMTFDLDGTAVSPGDRKPYLERFIHGAIYEARPDVHAIIHSHAASIIPYGVTGWRMKPIMHICSAIGKDVPIWDSSDKFGDTNLLVADMVMGRDLVRTLGDGITALMRGHGCVVATRNIRLSVFTAIQLELNAKLIRESMPLGQIKYLTEGEVERILAGMSSYTWERAWENWCKRAGRPYVGQIVG is encoded by the coding sequence ATGACCGGCCTTACCGCCGTGATCGAAGATCTCGTCACGGCCAATCGCGTTCTTGCCCGCGAGAATATTCTCGATTCCTTCGGCCATATCAGCGCCCGCAACCCGGACAATCCGCAGCAATATCTGCTGTCGCGCGCCCGTGCTCCCGATTGCATCGAGGAAGCGGACATCATGACCTTCGATCTCGATGGCACGGCGGTGAGCCCAGGCGATCGCAAGCCCTATCTCGAACGGTTCATCCATGGCGCCATCTACGAAGCGCGCCCCGATGTGCATGCGATCATTCATAGCCACGCGGCCAGCATCATTCCCTATGGTGTCACCGGCTGGCGGATGAAGCCGATCATGCACATCTGCTCGGCCATCGGCAAAGACGTGCCGATCTGGGATTCCAGCGATAAGTTCGGCGACACCAATCTGCTCGTCGCCGATATGGTCATGGGCCGCGACCTCGTGCGCACGCTCGGCGACGGCATCACGGCGCTGATGCGCGGCCATGGCTGCGTGGTCGCGACCCGCAACATCCGACTGTCGGTGTTCACCGCGATCCAGCTCGAACTCAACGCCAAGCTGATCCGCGAGTCGATGCCCTTGGGCCAGATCAAATATCTGACCGAAGGCGAGGTCGAGCGCATCCTGGCTGGAATGTCGTCCTATACCTGGGAACGGGCGTGGGAGAACTGGTGCAAGCGCGCCGGGCGACCCTATGTCGGTCAAATCGTCGGCTGA
- a CDS encoding MarR family transcriptional regulator, protein MSERNLRADGSEKLTTRSMAGPFTPRDETVGFLLWDARRAVAREFDRTLALHGLRNGLFSVLRVLWDADSLTQSEIARRSCLTGPTIVGVVAQLENQGLIVRTPCPTDSRKRNIELTEEGQRLRSVVLPLIEDNSDQALAGFTNAERQQLSDMLRRIRANFAVDDDDLVDETGRDNT, encoded by the coding sequence ATGTCCGAACGTAATCTGCGGGCCGATGGCAGCGAGAAATTGACGACGCGTTCGATGGCCGGCCCTTTCACGCCCCGCGACGAGACGGTTGGTTTTCTCTTATGGGACGCGCGTCGCGCCGTGGCGCGTGAGTTCGATCGCACATTGGCGCTCCATGGGCTGCGCAATGGCTTATTCTCCGTATTGCGTGTTCTCTGGGACGCGGACAGTCTGACGCAATCGGAAATCGCCCGGCGTAGCTGCCTGACCGGCCCGACCATTGTTGGTGTCGTCGCGCAGCTCGAAAACCAGGGCCTGATCGTGCGTACCCCATGTCCCACCGACAGTCGCAAACGCAACATCGAGCTCACCGAGGAAGGACAACGGCTGCGCTCCGTTGTCCTGCCGTTGATTGAAGATAATTCGGACCAGGCATTGGCCGGCTTCACGAATGCTGAACGACAACAGCTAAGTGACATGCTGCGGCGGATCCGCGCCAATTTCGCGGTTGACGACGACGACCTGGTCGACGAAACCGGTCGGGACAACACCTAA
- a CDS encoding valine--tRNA ligase, whose product MMDKTFDPGAVEDRVARTWDDAQAFRAGRPERADAPPFSIVIPPPNVTGSLHMGHALNNTLQDILARFERMRGKDVLWQPGTDHAGIATQMVVERQLAERQQPGRRDMGREAFLARVWEWKAESGGTIVNQLKRLGASCDWSRERFTMDEGLSKAVVKVFVELHRQGLIYKDKRLVNWDPKLLTAVSDIEVVQVETKGNLWHFNYPVEDAIYDPENPLTFITVATTRPETMLGDTAVAVHPDNVKLGHFIGRRVVLPLVGRTIPVVADTYADPEKGTGAVKITPAHDFNDFEVGRRHDLPLINIFDQEAKLTLRDNADFLEGVPESADLDAVLALDGKDRFEARKLIVAMMQERNLCPAIEPNAHTVPHGDRSNVVIEPWLTDQWYVDAKTLAQPAIAAVRDGRTQFVPKNWEKTFFEWLENIQPWCISRQLWWGHQIPAWYSAWGGVYVAETEEEAVTQALADAVTREVYDDVEAGRIAQDPDQWKTLLTRDEDVLDTWFSSALWPFSTLGWPGEDETFAKRFYPTSVLVTGFDIIFFWVARMMMMGLHFMGEIPFRDVYMHALVRDEKGAKMSKSKGNVIDPLNLIDTYGADALRFTLAAMAAQGRDIKLATQRVEGYRNFATKLWNASRFAEMNGCARVAGFDPATVQETLNKWIIGELARATGEVTTAIESYRFNEAAAAVYRFVWNIFCDWYLELGKPVLQADDDSAAKTETRATTAYVIDEIAKLLHPFMPFITEELWAIKGAEGPKRESVLALAAWPTNVTAGDDAAEAEIGFVVDLVSEVRSVRAEMNVPAGAQMPLVLTGADAEVRRRAGAWDAMIKRLARLSDISFADAPPPESAQMIVRGVVAALPLAGVVDLAAEKVRLTKEIAKEEGEVRRVDGKLNNADFVRRAPEEVVEENRERREEALSRIAKLKAALERLQ is encoded by the coding sequence ATGATGGACAAGACATTCGACCCCGGCGCGGTGGAAGACCGCGTCGCGCGGACCTGGGACGATGCACAGGCCTTCCGGGCCGGCCGGCCGGAACGGGCCGATGCGCCGCCGTTCTCAATCGTCATTCCGCCGCCCAATGTCACGGGCTCCCTACATATGGGGCATGCCCTCAACAATACGCTGCAGGACATTCTGGCCCGCTTCGAGCGCATGCGCGGCAAGGATGTGTTGTGGCAGCCGGGCACCGACCATGCTGGCATCGCCACGCAGATGGTGGTCGAGCGGCAACTCGCCGAACGCCAGCAGCCGGGTCGACGCGACATGGGCCGCGAAGCCTTCCTCGCCCGTGTCTGGGAATGGAAAGCCGAATCCGGCGGCACCATCGTCAACCAGCTGAAGCGCTTGGGCGCCTCCTGCGACTGGAGCCGCGAGCGCTTCACCATGGACGAGGGCCTGTCGAAGGCCGTCGTCAAAGTGTTCGTCGAACTGCATCGTCAGGGCCTGATCTACAAGGACAAGCGGCTGGTCAATTGGGACCCGAAGCTGCTGACCGCCGTTTCCGATATTGAAGTGGTGCAGGTCGAGACCAAGGGCAATCTCTGGCACTTCAACTATCCGGTCGAAGACGCGATCTACGATCCGGAAAATCCACTGACCTTCATTACCGTGGCGACGACGCGGCCGGAGACCATGCTGGGGGACACCGCGGTCGCGGTGCATCCAGACAATGTGAAGCTCGGTCATTTCATCGGCCGTCGTGTGGTGCTGCCGCTGGTCGGCCGCACCATCCCTGTCGTTGCCGATACCTATGCTGATCCGGAGAAGGGCACTGGCGCGGTGAAGATCACGCCGGCCCATGACTTCAACGATTTCGAGGTCGGCAGGCGGCACGATCTGCCGCTCATCAACATTTTCGATCAGGAAGCCAAGCTCACCCTGCGCGACAATGCCGACTTCCTCGAAGGCGTGCCCGAGAGCGCCGATCTCGATGCGGTCCTGGCGCTGGACGGCAAGGATCGCTTCGAGGCGCGCAAGCTCATCGTTGCGATGATGCAGGAGCGCAACCTGTGTCCGGCGATCGAGCCGAACGCGCATACCGTGCCGCACGGCGATCGCTCCAACGTGGTGATCGAGCCGTGGCTGACCGATCAATGGTATGTTGATGCCAAGACCCTGGCGCAGCCGGCGATCGCTGCCGTGCGCGACGGGCGCACCCAATTCGTGCCGAAGAATTGGGAGAAGACCTTCTTCGAATGGCTTGAGAACATTCAACCCTGGTGCATTTCGCGCCAGCTCTGGTGGGGCCATCAGATCCCGGCCTGGTATTCGGCTTGGGGCGGTGTCTATGTTGCCGAGACCGAGGAAGAGGCTGTCACGCAGGCGCTCGCCGATGCGGTGACGCGCGAGGTCTATGACGATGTCGAGGCCGGCCGGATCGCACAGGATCCGGACCAGTGGAAGACATTGCTGACCCGCGACGAGGATGTGCTCGATACCTGGTTCTCTTCGGCTCTGTGGCCGTTCTCGACGCTCGGCTGGCCCGGCGAAGACGAGACCTTCGCCAAGCGCTTCTATCCGACAAGCGTGCTCGTCACCGGCTTCGACATCATCTTCTTCTGGGTTGCCCGGATGATGATGATGGGCCTGCATTTCATGGGCGAAATTCCCTTCCGCGATGTCTACATGCACGCTCTCGTCCGCGACGAGAAGGGCGCCAAGATGTCGAAGTCGAAGGGCAACGTTATCGATCCGCTGAACCTCATCGACACCTATGGCGCCGATGCGCTGCGTTTCACCCTGGCCGCCATGGCGGCGCAGGGGCGCGACATCAAGCTGGCGACGCAACGTGTCGAGGGCTATCGCAATTTCGCGACCAAGCTCTGGAACGCCTCGCGTTTCGCCGAGATGAACGGCTGTGCCCGTGTCGCTGGTTTTGATCCGGCGACCGTGCAGGAGACGTTGAACAAGTGGATCATCGGCGAATTGGCGCGGGCCACCGGTGAAGTCACCACGGCGATCGAATCCTATCGCTTCAACGAAGCGGCGGCGGCGGTCTATCGCTTCGTCTGGAACATTTTCTGCGACTGGTATCTCGAACTGGGCAAGCCGGTGTTGCAGGCTGACGACGACAGCGCGGCCAAGACGGAGACGCGCGCCACCACCGCCTATGTGATCGACGAAATCGCCAAACTGCTGCATCCGTTCATGCCCTTCATCACCGAAGAGTTGTGGGCGATCAAAGGGGCGGAAGGTCCCAAGCGCGAGAGCGTGTTGGCCCTGGCGGCCTGGCCCACCAACGTCACCGCCGGCGATGATGCGGCGGAAGCCGAGATCGGTTTCGTTGTCGACCTCGTGTCGGAAGTGCGCTCGGTGCGCGCCGAGATGAACGTGCCGGCTGGCGCGCAAATGCCGCTTGTCCTCACAGGCGCCGATGCGGAAGTGCGGCGACGGGCAGGGGCGTGGGACGCGATGATCAAGCGTCTGGCGCGTCTCTCGGATATTTCCTTCGCCGATGCACCGCCGCCGGAATCGGCGCAGATGATCGTGCGTGGCGTCGTCGCAGCCTTGCCGCTCGCCGGCGTTGTCGATCTTGCTGCTGAGAAAGTTCGTCTCACGAAGGAGATCGCCAAGGAAGAAGGCGAAGTCCGCCGGGTCGATGGCAAACTCAATAACGCCGATTTCGTGCGCCGTGCGCCCGAAGAAGTGGTTGAGGAAAATCGCGAGCGGCGCGAAGAGGCGCTCTCGCGCATCGCTAAATTGAAGGCGGCGCTGGAACGCCTGCAGTAA
- a CDS encoding DUF2497 domain-containing protein: MNAIPAPQSAQSAASSKAGSDPTMEEILASIRRIIADDQVLPLTPRPARPTLVEPPPAQAPAAEVRSPEVSAAKPAAAKPTAAAKVAAEPVVAEPEIADDDMSWLEEAALPLRASIVEQPAVVPPPRIRRVSDEDFIRTVNEGRSEPRTEPRTEQRTEPRKIRSEPTVQPLLSAETNASVATAFQSLAQSVLLRDPGVMENMARDLLRPMLKQWLDDNLPPLVERLVRAEIERAARGGR; encoded by the coding sequence ATGAATGCGATTCCAGCGCCCCAGAGTGCCCAGTCTGCGGCCTCTTCCAAGGCCGGTAGTGATCCGACGATGGAGGAAATCCTCGCCTCGATCCGGCGCATCATCGCCGATGATCAGGTGCTGCCGCTGACGCCGCGTCCGGCCCGTCCGACGCTGGTCGAGCCGCCGCCGGCACAAGCGCCAGCCGCCGAAGTTCGATCGCCTGAAGTATCTGCCGCCAAGCCCGCCGCTGCCAAGCCCACCGCCGCAGCCAAGGTGGCAGCAGAGCCCGTCGTCGCCGAACCCGAAATTGCCGATGACGACATGTCCTGGCTTGAGGAGGCGGCGCTGCCGTTGCGCGCGTCGATCGTCGAACAGCCGGCCGTGGTGCCGCCGCCGCGCATCCGCCGGGTCAGCGACGAGGACTTCATCCGCACGGTGAATGAGGGTCGCTCCGAGCCAAGGACGGAGCCAAGAACAGAGCAAAGAACGGAACCGCGCAAAATCCGCTCTGAGCCGACGGTTCAGCCGCTGTTGTCAGCAGAAACCAACGCCAGTGTCGCCACCGCCTTCCAGTCGTTGGCGCAATCGGTCCTGCTGCGCGATCCAGGCGTGATGGAGAATATGGCGCGTGACCTGCTGCGGCCGATGCTGAAGCAATGGCTCGACGACAATCTGCCGCCTCTGGTCGAACGCTTGGTTCGGGCCGAGATCGAGCGGGCGGCGCGCGGCGGCCGCTAA